Proteins encoded together in one Psychrobacter sanguinis window:
- the greA gene encoding transcription elongation factor GreA, which produces MQRYPMTPQGHAALEAELKQLKTVDRPRITASIAEAREHGDLKENAEYHAAREQQGFCEARIRDIEAKLSGAQVIDPTTLPREGRVVFGVTVVIENLDTEEQKRYQIVGDDEADFKNNKISVNSPIARGLIGKSEGDEARIETPSGVVEFEIIEVIYQ; this is translated from the coding sequence ATGCAACGTTACCCTATGACTCCGCAAGGACATGCTGCGTTAGAGGCAGAACTTAAGCAACTTAAGACTGTGGATCGTCCCCGTATTACTGCATCAATTGCAGAAGCTCGCGAGCATGGCGACTTAAAAGAAAATGCTGAATATCATGCGGCTCGTGAGCAGCAAGGTTTTTGTGAAGCGCGTATTCGTGATATCGAAGCCAAACTTTCAGGCGCTCAAGTCATTGATCCAACAACATTACCTCGTGAAGGTCGTGTTGTTTTTGGCGTAACGGTAGTGATTGAAAACTTAGACACTGAAGAACAGAAACGCTATCAAATCGTTGGTGATGATGAAGCAGATTTTAAAAATAATAAAATCTCGGTTAACTCTCCTATCGCTCGTGGCTTAATTGGTAAATCTGAAGGCGATGAGGCACGTATTGAGACACCTAGTGGTGTGGTTGAGTTTGAAATCATCGAAGTTATTTATCAATAA